A portion of the Hymenobacter yonginensis genome contains these proteins:
- a CDS encoding nitroreductase family protein: MSLLEDLTWRYATKKMNGERIPADKLNYILEAARLAPSSSGLQPYKILVISDPALLAKIREVSFNQSQVTDCSHLLVFVAWDGYSEERITRVFNYTMDQRGLPHQTMADYKQNLWSMYEPLGQEWHAQHAAKQSYIAFAMAIAAAAEQRVDATPIEGFNAEQLDTLLQLRGSGYRSAVLLPLGYRQESEDWLVNMKKVRTPMEEFAQELTLADLTNAEEQAAQ, encoded by the coding sequence ATGTCCTTACTCGAAGACCTGACGTGGCGCTACGCCACCAAAAAAATGAACGGCGAGCGTATTCCCGCCGATAAGCTGAATTACATTCTGGAAGCGGCGCGCCTGGCCCCGTCCTCGTCGGGACTGCAGCCCTACAAAATCCTGGTTATCTCGGACCCGGCGCTGCTGGCCAAGATCCGGGAGGTGTCCTTCAACCAGAGCCAGGTGACGGACTGCTCGCACCTGCTGGTGTTTGTGGCCTGGGACGGCTACAGCGAGGAGCGCATCACGCGCGTCTTCAACTACACCATGGACCAGCGCGGCCTGCCGCACCAGACCATGGCCGACTACAAGCAGAATCTGTGGTCCATGTACGAGCCCCTGGGCCAAGAGTGGCACGCTCAGCACGCAGCCAAGCAGAGCTACATTGCCTTTGCCATGGCTATTGCGGCAGCGGCGGAACAGCGCGTGGACGCTACGCCCATTGAAGGCTTCAACGCCGAACAGCTCGATACCCTGCTGCAGCTGAGAGGCAGTGGCTACCGCAGCGCGGTGCTGTTGCCGCTCGGCTACCGGCAGGAGTCGGAAGACTGGCTGGTGAACATGAAGAAGGTGCGCACCCCGATGGAGGAATTCGCCCAAGAGCTGACGCTGGCTGATCTGACGAACGCTGAGGAGCAGGCCGCCCAGTAG
- a CDS encoding recombinase family protein, whose translation MIFGYARVSTPDQQLHLQTDALQAYGCVEVAQEKVSSVKERPALRHLLTRLRPGDTLVVWKLDRLGRSLKDLVTLVSGFQQLDIHFVSLQDHLDTTTAQGRLMFNLFASLAEFERDIIRERTKAGLTAARARGRQGGRPKGLSKEALSKAQAAKTLYLQQDKTVAEIGKLLGVGRATIYRYLAYLGVATGGKAQESA comes from the coding sequence ATGATTTTTGGTTATGCCCGCGTTAGTACCCCCGACCAGCAGTTGCATTTACAGACCGACGCGCTGCAAGCCTACGGCTGCGTGGAAGTCGCTCAGGAAAAAGTGTCATCGGTCAAAGAGCGGCCAGCTCTCCGGCACCTGCTGACCCGCTTGCGGCCGGGCGATACGCTCGTGGTGTGGAAGCTCGACCGACTGGGCCGTTCGCTCAAAGACCTGGTCACCCTAGTCAGCGGCTTCCAGCAACTGGACATTCACTTTGTCAGCCTGCAGGACCACTTGGACACGACGACGGCACAGGGCCGGCTGATGTTTAACCTGTTTGCCTCTCTGGCCGAGTTTGAGCGCGATATTATCCGGGAACGAACGAAAGCCGGCTTGACGGCCGCCCGCGCCCGCGGCCGGCAGGGCGGGCGGCCCAAGGGGCTGTCCAAAGAAGCCCTGTCCAAGGCCCAGGCCGCGAAAACGCTCTACCTGCAGCAGGATAAGACGGTGGCGGAAATCGGCAAACTCCTAGGGGTCGGCCGGGCCACCATTTACCGCTACTTGGCGTACCTGGGAGTGGCAACCGGCGGAAAAGCGCAGGAATCGGCGTAG
- a CDS encoding response regulator transcription factor, which yields MKLLIVEDEPALRTSLVEYLRQDGYVVEAAASYEQAHEKIKLYQYDCVLLDLTLPDGNGLDVVRTLKADRSPAGVLIISARGALDDKVLGLELGADDYLAKPFHLSELSARLKAIIRRRQFQGQRHLLFQELTVFPDQAQVLVNGEQVLLTRKEFDLLLYLLTHPGRVLTKESIAEHVWGDAADAADSFDFLYTHLKNLRRKLQEKGVGDYIRSVYGVGYKFSAE from the coding sequence GTGAAGCTGCTGATTGTAGAAGACGAGCCCGCCCTGCGTACCTCTCTGGTGGAGTACCTGCGCCAGGACGGCTATGTTGTGGAAGCCGCGGCTAGTTACGAGCAGGCCCACGAGAAAATCAAGCTCTACCAGTACGACTGCGTGCTGCTGGATTTGACCCTACCCGACGGCAACGGGCTGGACGTGGTGCGCACGCTCAAGGCCGACCGCTCCCCGGCCGGGGTGCTGATTATCTCGGCCCGGGGCGCGCTCGACGATAAAGTGCTGGGCCTGGAGCTGGGGGCTGATGACTACCTGGCCAAGCCGTTCCACCTCTCGGAGCTGAGTGCCCGGCTGAAGGCCATCATCCGGCGGCGGCAGTTTCAGGGGCAGCGCCACCTGCTATTTCAGGAGTTGACCGTGTTTCCCGACCAGGCCCAGGTGCTGGTCAACGGCGAGCAGGTACTGCTCACGCGCAAGGAGTTTGACCTGCTGCTATATCTGCTCACCCATCCCGGCCGCGTGCTGACCAAGGAATCTATTGCCGAGCACGTGTGGGGCGACGCGGCCGATGCGGCCGACTCCTTCGACTTTCTCTACACCCACCTGAAGAACCTGCGGCGTAAGCTGCAGGAGAAAGGAGTCGGGGACTACATCCGCTCCGTGTACGGGGTAGGCTATAAGTTCAGCGCGGAATGA
- a CDS encoding sensor histidine kinase, whose protein sequence is MKLLAATNRYYLLLATVLFTVGSVLLYYGVRWTLQSEVEERLFQQRDYLREQVQRTGRLPGTPFEGRMQLSAKPQPEGLRDTLLLEPLENELEPYRQLTFRLQLNGQTQWVSLSKALLETYEVQRLILLLLVGVLGTLLLGVVLLNRWLTHRLWTPFEQTLHQLQGYDIRQHQVLQLPVTRIEEFAQLNHTLTQLSERVAADYATLKEFTENAAHETRTPLAIMQAKLEQLLQLPDLPAPAGPLVGDLYAAVQRLARLHQGLTLLSKIENQQFAATQPLPLAELLREKLGQLEEFMQQKNLQLDVQISAEPVLLMHPALADSLLSNLLHNAIRHNQLGGLLRVQLSATELMITNAGPALTAQQEPAQFFERFRKQNAASESPGLGLSIVQSITGFYGFTVTYGYAPDPPRHTLRVRFGPAASAR, encoded by the coding sequence ATGAAGCTGCTGGCCGCTACCAACCGCTACTACCTTCTGCTGGCCACCGTACTCTTCACCGTGGGCAGCGTACTGCTGTACTATGGCGTGCGCTGGACGCTGCAAAGCGAGGTAGAGGAGCGCCTGTTTCAGCAGCGCGACTACCTGCGGGAGCAGGTGCAGCGCACCGGCCGCCTGCCCGGCACCCCGTTTGAGGGGCGCATGCAGCTCAGTGCAAAGCCCCAGCCGGAAGGCCTGCGCGACACCCTGCTGCTGGAACCCCTGGAAAACGAGCTGGAGCCCTACCGTCAGCTCACGTTCCGGCTGCAGCTCAATGGGCAAACCCAGTGGGTGTCGCTGAGCAAAGCCCTGCTGGAAACCTACGAAGTGCAGCGCCTGATTTTGTTGCTGCTGGTGGGTGTGCTGGGCACGCTGCTGCTGGGCGTGGTGCTGCTCAACCGCTGGCTGACCCACCGCCTCTGGACCCCGTTTGAGCAGACCCTGCACCAGCTGCAGGGCTATGATATACGTCAGCACCAGGTCCTGCAGCTGCCCGTCACCCGCATCGAGGAGTTTGCCCAACTCAACCATACGCTCACCCAGCTGAGCGAGCGGGTCGCGGCCGACTACGCCACGCTTAAGGAGTTCACCGAAAACGCGGCCCACGAAACCCGCACTCCGCTGGCCATCATGCAGGCCAAGCTGGAACAGCTGCTGCAGCTGCCCGATCTGCCCGCGCCGGCCGGCCCCTTGGTGGGCGACCTGTACGCAGCCGTGCAGCGGCTGGCCCGCCTGCACCAGGGCCTGACGCTGCTCAGCAAAATCGAGAACCAGCAGTTTGCCGCCACCCAGCCGCTGCCGCTGGCCGAGTTGCTGCGCGAGAAGCTGGGCCAACTGGAAGAGTTCATGCAGCAGAAAAACCTGCAGCTGGACGTACAGATCAGCGCCGAGCCAGTACTGCTGATGCACCCGGCCCTGGCGGATTCGTTGCTTAGCAACCTGCTACACAACGCCATCCGGCACAACCAGCTGGGCGGCCTGCTGCGGGTGCAATTAAGCGCCACCGAGCTGATGATCACCAATGCCGGTCCGGCCCTGACGGCGCAGCAGGAGCCCGCCCAGTTTTTCGAGCGGTTCCGCAAGCAGAACGCCGCGTCCGAGTCGCCCGGTCTGGGTTTGTCCATCGTGCAGAGCATCACAGGCTTCTATGGCTTTACCGTGACGTATGGGTACGCCCCGGACCCGCCGCGGCATACGCTGCGCGTCCGGTTTGGGCCGGCGGCTAGCGCGCGCTGA
- a CDS encoding phosphatase PAP2 family protein, whose translation MVPSASLTPSTSDSTAHRALWQRPVSRAVLVPTLLLTAGALTTHRVELLESDEELREEIREHMGRPATTLDNQLRYLPGAVTLGLGLAGVPGRHKPVDQLLLAALAFTLNDAATSNLKRLTQVQRPDRSDFHSFPSQHTSLAFASATFLHKEYGGRSIWYSLGGYGVAATTGGIRMAKDAHWLSDVLAGAGVGILSTEAAYWLYPRLMKPMRRVLGSRALVVPTYQQGAVGATAVVRL comes from the coding sequence ATGGTACCATCCGCTTCGCTAACGCCCTCCACGAGTGATTCCACGGCCCATCGGGCGCTCTGGCAGCGGCCGGTAAGCCGGGCAGTGCTGGTGCCCACGCTGCTGCTCACGGCCGGGGCCCTGACCACCCACCGGGTGGAACTGCTGGAATCAGACGAGGAGCTGCGGGAGGAAATCCGCGAGCACATGGGCCGGCCCGCGACCACGCTCGACAACCAGCTGCGCTACCTGCCGGGGGCAGTAACGCTCGGCCTAGGTTTGGCCGGGGTGCCGGGCCGCCACAAACCGGTGGATCAGCTGCTGCTGGCGGCGCTGGCCTTCACCCTCAACGACGCGGCGACCAGCAACCTGAAGAGGCTCACGCAGGTGCAGCGCCCCGACAGGTCCGACTTCCATTCCTTTCCCAGCCAGCACACCAGCCTGGCCTTCGCCTCGGCCACGTTCCTGCACAAGGAATACGGCGGGCGCAGCATCTGGTACAGCCTTGGGGGCTACGGCGTGGCCGCCACTACGGGGGGCATCCGCATGGCCAAGGATGCGCACTGGCTCTCCGACGTGCTGGCCGGCGCCGGCGTGGGCATTCTCTCCACCGAGGCGGCCTACTGGCTGTATCCGCGCCTTATGAAGCCGATGCGCCGGGTGCTGGGCAGCCGGGCACTGGTGGTACCCACATACCAGCAGGGCGCCGTGGGGGCCACCGCGGTGGTCCGGCTGTGA